Proteins co-encoded in one Uloborus diversus isolate 005 chromosome 9, Udiv.v.3.1, whole genome shotgun sequence genomic window:
- the LOC129229238 gene encoding secernin-3-like, with product MHCSQKIPPRSCDTFAALPPGTQDDCIIFGKNSDRPGDEVQEVVYFPACDYRTPSKLKCTYIEIDQVQHTHAVVLSKPSWMWGAEMGANEHSVCIGNEAVWTKLNDENDAIEKLLGMDLLRLGLERGSTALEALKVIVSLLKEYGMGGNCSDSLSDFTYHNSFLIADPNEVWVLECAGPIWAAEKVTDGVRNISNELSIGAKIDLQCENLEEYAKDNGLWDPSKGPLNFRKVFGLDEDEYGSHRYKCGKRLLTNFSKNGQFMPADMFKVLRDKPSGICMSSGSFVSTGSQVSVLRKPETKKPSCHWFTATPDPARSIFKPFIFTDKIDYPHQVISPEARDRRYELYKNHSNILKFKKIDMDVLRTKMKDLEAAYVDRAHTLVSNFESMKDEASKLFKLAVEEELLLYPS from the coding sequence ATGCATTGTTCTCAAAAGATTCCTCCTCGATCTTGTGATACATTTGCTGCGTTGCCTCCTGGCACGCAAGACGATTGtattattttcggaaaaaattctGATCGGCCAGGTGATGAAGTTCAGGAGGTTGTCTATTTCCCGGCATGTGATTACCGCACCCCTTCAAAACTGAAATGCACATACATTGAAATAGATCAGGTACAACACACTCATGCTGTAGTGCTCAGTAAACCTTCTTGGATGTGGGGAGCTGAGATGGGTGCCAATGAGCACAGCGTATGCATTGGCAATGAGGCTGTGTGGACAAAATTGAACGATGAAAATGATGCTATTGAAAAGTTACTTGGAATGGATCTTTTGCGCCTTGGTCTTGAAAGGGGTTCCACTGCCCTTGAGGCGTTAAAGGTCATTGTGTCACTTCTGAAAGAGTATGGAATGGGAGGAAATTGTTCAGACAGTTTGAGTGATTTTACCTATCACAATAGTTTTTTAATTGCTGATCCTAATGAAGTGTGGGTTCTTGAATGTGCGGGGCCAATTTGGGCTGCAGAAAAAGTCACTGATGGCGTTAGAAACATTTCTAATGAATTGTCTATTGGTGCAAAAATTGACCTTCAGTGTGAGAATTTAGAAGAATATGCCAAAGATAATGGACTTTGGGACCCCAGTAAAGGTCCTCttaatttcaggaaagtttttGGCCTTGATGAGGATGAATATGGAAGCCATCGATATAAGTGTGGCAAAAGATTGTtgaccaatttttcaaaaaatggacaATTTATGCCCGCGGATATGTTTAAAGTATTGCGTGACAAACCAAGTGGCATATGCATGTCTTCAGGCTCATTTGTTTCTACAGGAAGCCAAGTTTCTGTGCTGCGGAAGCCAGAAACAAAGAAACCATCCTGTCACTGGTTTACAGCAACTCCTGATCCGGCTCGATCTATCTTCAAGCCCTTTATTTTTACTGATAAAATAGACTATCCTCACCAAGTGATATCTCCTGAGGCCCGAGATCGAAGATATGAATTGTATAAAAATCATTCGaacattttaaagttcaaaaaaattgatATGGATGTACTGCGTACCAAAATGAAAGATTTGGAAGCTGCTTATGTTGACCGTGCTCATACTTTAGTGTCCAATTTTGAGTCGATGAAAGATGAAGcatcaaaattattcaaattggCAGTTGAGGAGGAATTGCTCTTGTACCCATCTTag